The following nucleotide sequence is from Austwickia chelonae.
CCCGCAGCAGGACTTCGCGTTCGCGGCAGGTCAAGGCTGCCAAGGCAGGATGCGCCGTGGCCTGCCCGTCGGGTGATGTCGGTCGAGCGGTCGTTCCAGCGGTCATCTCGGCGATGACCCGCCGGGTGACCTCCGGGGCGAGCAGGGCGTGACCCGATCCGACGGTGCGCACCGCCTCCACCAGATGTTCCGGGTCGGCATTCTTCAGCAGGAAACCGCTGGCCCCGGCCCGTAGCCCGTCGAACAGGTAGTCGTCCCGGTCGAAGGTCGTCAGGATGATGACCTTGCCCAGGTCTTCCTCGACGATCCGGCGGGTCGCCTCGACGCCGTCCATCACCGGCATCTGCACATCCATGAGGATCACATCCGGCCGTAACGCCTTGGCCTGGGCGATTGCGGTGGCCCCCTCGGCGGCTTCCCCGACCACCTCCAGGTCGTCCTCGATGGACAACATCAACCGGAAGCCGCTGCGGACCAGCGCCTGGTCGTCGACCAGGAGCACCCGTAACCGGTCGGCCTCGTCCGTGCTGGTCATGTCGTCCTCTCGTGGTTTCGTACGGGGGCGCCTTGCGGGTGGGTCGGCGGTGTCGAGGCCCCGGCGGGCGGGCTCGGCGGCGGACCTGGGGCCTGCGCTCGGGGAACGATGTTCAGCGGAAGTCGGACCCGCACCCGGTAGCCGCCGGTCGCTCGCGGCCCGATCTCCGAGGTGCCGCCGTGGGAGGCGACCCGCTCCCGCATACCGAGCAGCCCGAGCCCGCTGCCGGACGTTCCCCCGCGCGGACGCCCCTGGTCGAGGATCTCCGCCTCCACATATCGACGCCCGCTGTCGTCACCGACTCGGAGGACCACGGTCGCCGACGGTGACGTCGAATGCCGACGGACATTCGCCAACGCCTCCTGGACGGTGCGGTACAGCGACAACCCGATCGGCATCGGAACCTGATCGAGGGTGCCCTTGCCGTCGTCGACGACCTGATAGGTCACCGAGAAACCCGGCGTACACGAGGCGTGGACGAGCTCGGCGATCTGTTCCACCCCCGGCTGAGGAGCCCGGTGCCCGGTGCCTGGATCTGCCGCGCCCAGCGCCTCGGCGGCGTTCTCGTCAAGCCCCCGCTTCCGCCGGTCGGTGTCGGCGCGACGCAGCGTGCCCAACAGGCCACGCATCTCACCGACCGCCTGCCGGGAAGACACCTCGATCTGACCTAAAGCGGCCTCCGCCGACGCCGGATCCCGGCCCATCACCCGGCGGGCCGCAGCCGCCTGCACCCCCATCACCGACACGTGATGGGCGACGACATCGTGCAATTCCCGGGCGATACGAAGCCGCTCCTCCACGACCTTACGGTCGGCGAGCTCATCGGCCTGAGCAGCGATCAACGCAGCCTGCGCTTCCAACTGGGCATGACCCCGAGCCCGATGCCAAGCAGCCTGACCACCCAGGATGCCGCTGCCGAAATAGACGATATTCACGAGGAAGGTGTAGATGGTGTAGGCCGCCACATCGGAGAACAAGCCGTCTGGACGTGGGGTCCGCTGTTCCCAGGGAAGTAGTTGCTGAAAGGCCGTTCCAACAGCGAACTGCCAGGTGAGCGACCCGAACATCAGGACGAGTACCGCTACGGACAGCCCCATAGCTGCCCTACGAGAGCGTGCCCAAGCCAGGCCGCTACACAGAGCGAAGATATAAACGCACTGCATCGGGAAGGTCGCCATCACCGAAGTCACGGTGATGGCGCAGAGAAACATGTGCAATTGCAGATAGCCCATGGTCAGCAGTGGGTAGGAACGTCGCCAGATCAGTGGCAGAGTGCCTGCCGCGATCAGCAGATGTTGTAGCCAACGTGGATCGGAGACGAAATCCGGGTACCACCAGCTCCGGACCAGCTCCATGCCGAAGGCCGCGAAAGCCCACACCGCCACTGCGATCCACCGGTCATTGCGGCGCTGACGGGGACCTGGAGGTGGACGCTGCCAATCGTCATCGATCGCGAAGAAAATGCGGAGTCGTGCCTTGAACGTGGCGCAGGTCAAGGACATGATCCTCACATTAGGGGTTAACGGCGCTGCACAGCCTCCACCGTGAGGAGGAGACAGGGACGCTCGCAGCCACCACAGCCCACGTCGGAAAGCGCTCGCCGAGGTAGCAGTGCAGAAGCCCGAAGGTGAGGTAGTCCTGCCAGAACACCGAGACGGCCATCCACGCCATGTACAGGAAGACCGGCAGCGGAAGCTGGTAGTGGAAAGGCAACGCGATCGCCAGGACGACCAGCACCACATAGAGCTGTACCGCCCAGGAACGGGCGAAAAGCACCCGGTTGTAGCGCCGATGTGTCAGCACGAGGACGACGGAGATCACCGCCGCGAGCACCGTCTCGATCAGCACCGCTGTCGCCCGGTCAGCGGTGAACTGGCTGCCTAAGCCATCCCGCCGCAGCCCCGTGGTCAGGCACCACAGACCGAACCATGCGGCGCAGACGACGAGGAGCGCCCACCACGGCAGGGGAGTTCTCTGATGCTCCTGTTCTGCGGTGTCATTCGACGGGGTGTTGTTCGACAGGGAGCCCGGCGTTGGGAGCGTCATGCGACGCATGATGGCACCTTGGGTGGGGTGGGGTTTCCCTTTGAAGGCATCTGAACAGCAAAACTCCTGATCAGATTGCGCCGGTGGGGAATTTTGTTAAGTTACGGCGCTCCCGACTATCGCTGTAGTGACTTCCGGGTGTGACCTGGACGATGGCGCGCCATGCCCCGACTCCGGGCCAAGGCGATCAGGCGAGAGTCTGGGTGATCCGCGAGACCGTCGCGTTGTGCTGAACGAGGGCGGTCGCGCCATTGATGAGCGGGAGGTACGGTGCCCAGTGCTCGCAGTCGACATCTGCAAGGATCGGTACTCCGAGGCGACCAAGGGCATCGAGGGAGGCCTCGTGCTGGGTCAACGTGGGCGCCGTAGGGGCGAGGATGCGGCCAACGAGCACGGCCGCGGCGTCGTCGAAGAAC
It contains:
- a CDS encoding response regulator; the protein is MTSTDEADRLRVLLVDDQALVRSGFRLMLSIEDDLEVVGEAAEGATAIAQAKALRPDVILMDVQMPVMDGVEATRRIVEEDLGKVIILTTFDRDDYLFDGLRAGASGFLLKNADPEHLVEAVRTVGSGHALLAPEVTRRVIAEMTAGTTARPTSPDGQATAHPALAALTCREREVLLRVGRGMSNAEIAAELVVGESTVKTHVSNCLSKLHVRDRVQAVVLAYETGLIHPGE
- a CDS encoding sensor histidine kinase yields the protein MSLTCATFKARLRIFFAIDDDWQRPPPGPRQRRNDRWIAVAVWAFAAFGMELVRSWWYPDFVSDPRWLQHLLIAAGTLPLIWRRSYPLLTMGYLQLHMFLCAITVTSVMATFPMQCVYIFALCSGLAWARSRRAAMGLSVAVLVLMFGSLTWQFAVGTAFQQLLPWEQRTPRPDGLFSDVAAYTIYTFLVNIVYFGSGILGGQAAWHRARGHAQLEAQAALIAAQADELADRKVVEERLRIARELHDVVAHHVSVMGVQAAAARRVMGRDPASAEAALGQIEVSSRQAVGEMRGLLGTLRRADTDRRKRGLDENAAEALGAADPGTGHRAPQPGVEQIAELVHASCTPGFSVTYQVVDDGKGTLDQVPMPIGLSLYRTVQEALANVRRHSTSPSATVVLRVGDDSGRRYVEAEILDQGRPRGGTSGSGLGLLGMRERVASHGGTSEIGPRATGGYRVRVRLPLNIVPRAQAPGPPPSPPAGASTPPTHPQGAPVRNHERTT